From Halotia branconii CENA392, the proteins below share one genomic window:
- a CDS encoding serine/threonine protein kinase gives MIWAIGQKLHRDRYEIKEELGQERFAITYLAKDRGDKDKDVVIKTLDPNSLNQLSQEERDRLKSGFADEARKLEKCKHPNIVSVTNDTFEEGDLKCMVMEYIPGDNLAKIVQVRRFLPEKEALNYIQQIGKALIAVHQQEFLHRDVKPENIILRAGTYQVVLINFDLARKFVGNPVSSRGNWIDNFTPIELYSNSATPQTSRGRSTDVYSLAATLYFLLTGQQPESAIDLQHNNRDLTEPKKWNDRISDRVNQAILHAMKLKPEERPQTVNEWLKELGLKTSNFSLPAPWTQQPVWAWILEMMGILAIFAALISGIKDGTDLLKGLFPDKPQTPKILPSPTMPPSK, from the coding sequence ATGATTTGGGCAATTGGACAAAAGTTACACCGGGATCGGTATGAGATTAAAGAAGAGTTAGGACAAGAACGCTTCGCTATTACTTATCTGGCTAAAGATCGGGGCGATAAGGATAAGGATGTTGTAATTAAAACATTAGATCCTAATTCGCTTAACCAACTTAGTCAGGAAGAACGCGATCGCTTAAAATCAGGTTTTGCAGATGAAGCCCGCAAACTAGAAAAATGCAAACACCCTAATATTGTCTCAGTTACTAATGACACATTTGAGGAAGGTGATTTAAAATGCATGGTTATGGAGTATATTCCAGGAGATAATTTAGCTAAGATTGTCCAAGTGCGAAGATTTCTCCCAGAAAAAGAAGCGCTAAACTACATCCAGCAAATTGGCAAAGCACTGATTGCGGTGCATCAACAAGAATTTTTACATCGAGATGTAAAACCAGAAAATATCATTCTGCGGGCGGGTACGTATCAAGTTGTTTTGATCAACTTTGACTTAGCACGAAAATTCGTTGGTAATCCAGTGTCAAGTCGCGGTAATTGGATTGACAATTTTACACCAATTGAACTGTATTCAAATTCTGCTACACCACAAACGTCACGTGGACGTTCGACTGATGTTTATTCGCTTGCTGCAACTTTGTATTTTTTATTAACAGGACAACAGCCAGAAAGTGCTATTGACCTTCAACATAACAATCGGGATTTAACTGAACCTAAAAAATGGAATGATAGGATAAGCGATCGCGTCAATCAAGCTATTCTCCACGCAATGAAACTCAAACCAGAAGAGCGCCCCCAGACAGTTAACGAATGGCTAAAGGAATTAGGCTTAAAAACATCTAACTTTTCTCTTCCCGCCCCTTGGACACAACAACCTGTATGGGCGTGGATATTAGAGATGATGGGTATCTTGGCAATATTTGCAGCCTTGATATCAGGAATCAAAGACGGTACAGATTTGTTAAAAGGTTTGTTTCCAGATAAACCTCAAACACCAAAAATACTGCCTTCTCCAACTATGCCACCAAGTAAGTAA
- a CDS encoding serine/threonine-protein kinase, giving the protein MLWQPGKLIYKSKYKIEEHLGSGGFADTYRAWDTKLNRQVVIKTPNINVQKDPNYVEYIKRFKKEDQIIKKCCVNNPHIVQRFEFFEENRSYCLVMEYIHGGSLWNLVRRNGALKEIEALKYISQIGLALQKIHQKKILHLDGTPLNIMIGLNYEDPTFGKAVLIDFGISAADMSLPSSFSRSFGNKAFAPYEFLHKSVRHPTVDVYCLAASLYYTVTGKCPTNSFERKYNDEKLIPPKQLVYSLSDVVNNAILQGMALEAKDRPQTMQEWLNLLKLTPDFDSVNKSQTVTQTFKDKILQIQLHIKNIFTTQPSPELKPSATPPRLWFSSVAMERNSNENRIYYKLENLLKDKKWQQADEETIRLILQLADREEQGWLDVEHINNLLFTDLRIINQAWVRHSNKRFGFSVQKRIWLECGGKVDYKTECLLGDRVGWRNKGAWLGYSDLDFSQNAPVGHLPSRVVVGGLAGSGLYYGRFDANLLWNMLSRQDKGLTCLLLSRPDL; this is encoded by the coding sequence ATGCTCTGGCAACCAGGAAAGTTAATATACAAAAGCAAATATAAGATAGAAGAACATTTAGGTAGTGGCGGTTTTGCAGATACCTATCGGGCATGGGATACTAAGCTAAATCGCCAAGTAGTCATCAAAACTCCTAATATTAATGTCCAAAAAGATCCAAACTATGTTGAATATATTAAACGTTTCAAAAAAGAAGATCAAATAATAAAAAAATGTTGTGTCAACAACCCACATATTGTGCAAAGATTCGAGTTTTTTGAAGAAAATCGTAGCTATTGTTTAGTGATGGAATATATTCACGGTGGTAGTTTATGGAATTTAGTAAGACGCAACGGAGCATTAAAAGAAATAGAAGCTTTAAAGTATATATCCCAAATTGGTTTAGCCTTGCAAAAGATTCATCAAAAGAAGATTTTACATCTTGATGGGACTCCTCTCAATATCATGATCGGTTTAAATTACGAAGATCCTACATTTGGCAAAGCAGTGCTGATAGATTTTGGTATTTCTGCTGCGGATATGTCTTTGCCAAGTAGCTTTTCCAGGTCTTTCGGAAACAAGGCATTTGCCCCTTATGAATTTTTACATAAAAGTGTTCGTCACCCAACAGTTGATGTATATTGTTTGGCTGCATCTTTGTATTATACTGTCACTGGCAAATGCCCTACTAATTCATTTGAACGTAAATATAATGACGAGAAATTAATCCCACCGAAGCAGCTAGTTTATAGCCTGAGTGATGTTGTCAATAATGCAATTTTGCAAGGGATGGCACTAGAGGCAAAAGACCGACCCCAAACTATGCAAGAATGGCTAAATTTATTAAAATTAACACCCGATTTCGATTCAGTTAATAAGTCGCAAACTGTTACTCAAACTTTTAAAGATAAAATTTTACAAATACAATTACATATAAAAAATATTTTTACTACACAGCCTTCTCCTGAATTAAAACCATCTGCAACACCACCCCGTCTTTGGTTTTCTTCTGTAGCTATGGAACGAAATTCCAATGAAAATAGAATCTACTATAAACTAGAAAACTTACTCAAAGATAAAAAATGGCAACAAGCAGATGAGGAAACTATTAGACTGATACTGCAATTAGCTGATAGAGAAGAACAAGGCTGGCTTGATGTTGAACATATTAATAACCTTCTTTTTACTGATTTACGTATTATTAACCAAGCTTGGGTAAGACACAGTAATAAACGATTTGGCTTTAGCGTGCAAAAACGTATTTGGTTGGAGTGCGGCGGCAAAGTCGATTACAAGACAGAGTGTCTTTTGGGTGATCGGGTAGGATGGCGTAACAAAGGTGCTTGGCTAGGATACTCAGACTTAGACTTTTCCCAAAATGCCCCAGTTGGACATCTCCCTTCCCGTGTAGTCGTGGGCGGTTTAGCAGGATCGGGCTTATACTACGGGAGATTTGATGCTAACTTATTGTGGAATATGTTAAGCAGACAGGATAAGGGATTAACCTGTCTTCTACTCTCACGCCCAGATTTATAA
- a CDS encoding M20 family metallopeptidase produces MVSTFPNASAVDLSRVRLAIRSLQPQLIEWRRRLHQKPELGFKEKLTAEFISQKLQAWGIEHQTGIAQTGIIAIIKGNKGNSEKVLAIRADMDALPIQELNEVPYCSQHDGVMHACGHDGHTAIALGTAYYLQQHREDFAGIIKIIFQPAEEGPGGAKPMIAAGVLKKPDVDTIIGLHLWNNLPLGTVGVRSGALMAAVELFDCKILGKGGHGAIPHQTVDSVVVAAQIVNALQTIVARNVNPIDSAVVTVGALHAGTVHNVIADTAEMKGTIRYFNPAYKGFFQKRIEQVIAGICQSHGANYDFKYQELYPPVINDVNVAELVRSQVEQVIETPVGIVPECQTMGGEDMSFFLEEVPGCYFFLGSANPEKDLAYPHHHPRFDFDETALAMGVEIFVRCVEKFLN; encoded by the coding sequence ATGGTTTCTACCTTTCCCAACGCCTCTGCTGTAGATTTATCTCGTGTTCGGCTGGCAATCCGTTCATTACAACCACAATTAATAGAATGGCGGCGACGATTGCATCAAAAACCAGAATTGGGTTTTAAAGAAAAACTTACCGCTGAATTTATCTCACAAAAGTTACAAGCATGGGGAATTGAGCATCAAACTGGCATTGCCCAAACTGGTATAATTGCCATTATCAAAGGTAATAAAGGAAACAGTGAGAAAGTCTTGGCAATTCGGGCAGATATGGATGCTTTGCCAATTCAAGAACTTAATGAAGTGCCTTATTGTTCACAGCATGATGGCGTGATGCACGCTTGCGGACATGACGGACATACAGCGATCGCTTTAGGTACAGCTTACTATTTACAACAGCACCGTGAAGATTTTGCTGGCATTATCAAAATTATCTTTCAGCCTGCGGAGGAAGGACCTGGAGGCGCAAAACCGATGATTGCAGCCGGGGTACTGAAAAAACCTGATGTGGATACAATTATTGGTTTGCACTTATGGAATAATTTGCCTTTGGGAACAGTGGGTGTTCGCAGTGGGGCTTTGATGGCAGCTGTGGAGTTATTTGACTGCAAAATTTTAGGCAAAGGTGGACATGGCGCAATACCCCATCAAACTGTAGATTCTGTTGTAGTTGCAGCGCAGATTGTCAACGCTTTACAAACCATTGTGGCGCGTAATGTTAACCCCATTGATTCAGCTGTGGTGACTGTAGGCGCACTTCATGCAGGTACAGTCCACAATGTGATTGCTGATACAGCCGAGATGAAAGGCACTATCCGATATTTTAATCCTGCTTACAAAGGCTTTTTCCAAAAACGTATCGAACAAGTGATTGCAGGAATTTGTCAAAGTCATGGTGCAAATTATGACTTTAAATACCAAGAACTTTATCCACCTGTAATTAATGATGTTAATGTAGCAGAGTTGGTGCGATCGCAAGTCGAACAAGTCATAGAAACACCTGTGGGTATTGTCCCAGAGTGCCAAACTATGGGCGGTGAAGATATGTCATTCTTTTTAGAAGAAGTTCCCGGTTGCTATTTCTTTTTAGGTTCTGCCAACCCTGAGAAAGACTTGGCTTACCCCCATCATCACCCTCGATTTGATTTTGATGAAACCGCCTTAGCAATGGGTGTGGAAATATTTGTGAGATGCGTAGAAAAGTTTTTGAATTGA
- the dnaB gene encoding replicative DNA helicase — protein sequence MAEVLSFQGDGSDAFGNPSGQRLPPQNIEAEEAILGGILLDPEAIGRVSDRLVPEAFYISAHKDIYQAAIRLHAQGKPTDLLSVTSWLADNDILSRIGGRNKLATLVDRTVSAVNIDALAGLVMDKYFRRQLIKAGNEIVHLGYETESELPKVLDQAEQTVFGVTQERPQSGLVHISDTLINNFQDIEDRNQGIALPGIPCGFYDLDAMTSGFQRSDLIIVAGRPSMGKTAFCLNLAHNIAAAYKLPIALFSLEMSKEQLTQRLLASEAQIESGYLRSGRLSQTQWEPLSRAISILSEMPIFIDDTPNITVTQMRSQARRLQAEQGTLGLIVIDYLQLMEGAGDNRVQELSKITRQLKGLARELSVPVIALSQLSRGVEARTNKRPMLSDLRESGSIEQDADLVIMLYRDEYYSPDTPDRGIAEVIIAKHRNGPTGTVKLLFDPQFTKFKNLARQGNY from the coding sequence ATGGCTGAAGTACTGAGTTTTCAAGGTGATGGTAGCGATGCCTTTGGCAACCCCTCCGGGCAACGCCTACCACCCCAAAATATCGAGGCAGAAGAAGCGATTTTAGGGGGAATTTTACTAGATCCAGAAGCAATTGGTCGAGTCAGCGATCGCTTAGTTCCAGAAGCGTTTTATATTAGCGCTCATAAAGATATTTATCAAGCTGCTATTAGGCTACACGCTCAAGGTAAACCTACAGACTTGCTTTCAGTGACAAGTTGGCTGGCTGACAACGATATTCTATCCCGCATTGGTGGCAGAAATAAATTAGCAACTTTAGTAGATCGCACAGTCTCAGCTGTTAATATCGATGCTTTAGCCGGGTTGGTAATGGATAAATACTTCCGGCGGCAGTTAATTAAAGCTGGTAATGAAATTGTGCATCTTGGTTACGAGACTGAGAGTGAGTTACCAAAGGTTCTTGATCAAGCAGAACAAACAGTTTTTGGTGTAACTCAAGAACGTCCTCAATCTGGCTTGGTACATATTTCTGATACCCTGATTAATAATTTTCAGGATATTGAAGATCGTAATCAAGGTATTGCCTTACCTGGTATTCCCTGCGGATTTTATGATTTAGATGCCATGACTAGCGGCTTTCAGCGTTCTGATTTAATTATTGTCGCTGGCAGGCCATCAATGGGAAAAACAGCATTTTGTTTAAACCTTGCTCATAATATTGCCGCTGCTTATAAATTACCAATTGCTCTTTTCAGCTTAGAAATGTCTAAAGAGCAATTAACACAACGTCTATTAGCTAGCGAAGCGCAAATTGAAAGTGGTTATCTGCGGAGTGGACGGCTCAGTCAAACACAATGGGAACCGTTAAGCCGTGCTATTAGTATACTTTCAGAAATGCCAATATTTATTGACGATACACCCAATATTACAGTCACACAAATGCGTTCTCAGGCAAGAAGACTGCAAGCAGAACAAGGAACATTGGGTTTGATTGTCATAGATTATCTGCAATTGATGGAAGGAGCAGGCGATAATCGAGTTCAAGAATTATCAAAAATTACTCGTCAACTGAAAGGTTTAGCGCGAGAATTATCTGTACCAGTGATTGCTTTATCTCAGTTGAGTCGAGGGGTGGAAGCACGCACTAATAAGCGTCCGATGTTGTCAGATTTGAGGGAATCGGGTTCGATTGAGCAGGATGCGGATTTAGTCATCATGTTATACCGTGATGAGTATTACTCTCCAGATACTCCCGATCGCGGCATTGCAGAAGTGATAATAGCTAAACACCGTAATGGGCCAACAGGTACTGTTAAACTTTTATTCGACCCACAGTTTACCAAGTTTAAAAATTTAGCTAGACAAGGTAATTATTGA
- a CDS encoding FKBP-type peptidyl-prolyl cis-trans isomerase produces MKAILLSVGFMLICVVVLVLAQVGSKQDSAIAASLSQTTPASTSVIENNTLIASKPMSDDKAVTTPSGLKYVELEKGSGATPQTGNTVVVHYTGTLEDGTKFDSSRDRGQPFSFKLGVGQVIKGWDEGLSTMKVGDRRQLIIPPELGYGSRGAGGVIPPNATLLFDVELLDIK; encoded by the coding sequence TTGAAAGCAATTTTACTCAGCGTGGGTTTCATGCTGATATGTGTTGTAGTTTTGGTGTTAGCACAAGTTGGCAGTAAACAGGACTCTGCGATCGCTGCTAGCTTGAGCCAAACCACACCAGCATCCACGAGTGTCATTGAAAACAATACTTTGATTGCGAGCAAGCCTATGTCTGATGATAAAGCCGTAACTACCCCCTCTGGATTGAAATACGTTGAATTAGAAAAGGGGAGTGGGGCAACTCCTCAAACCGGAAATACAGTTGTAGTACACTACACCGGCACTTTAGAAGATGGTACTAAGTTTGATAGTTCACGCGATCGCGGCCAACCTTTCAGCTTTAAACTCGGCGTTGGACAAGTAATCAAAGGCTGGGATGAAGGACTTAGCACTATGAAAGTAGGCGATCGTCGTCAGTTAATCATTCCGCCAGAATTAGGTTATGGTTCCCGTGGTGCTGGTGGTGTGATTCCACCCAATGCCACACTGCTATTTGATGTCGAATTACTAGATATTAAGTAG
- a CDS encoding phasin family protein, with amino-acid sequence MDSNNWLQQLMMVGIGTTSLVAEKLKQVGDDLVKDGKLNPEQARAVMDDVVQQLKSEQGNWDAQMQRQMRNMMQDLGVARQSEVDELRGRIDRLERQVRDLENKLWR; translated from the coding sequence ATGGACAGCAACAATTGGTTGCAACAGCTAATGATGGTTGGTATTGGCACAACTTCTCTGGTAGCAGAAAAACTCAAGCAAGTTGGTGACGACTTGGTTAAAGACGGTAAGCTAAATCCTGAACAGGCCAGAGCAGTAATGGATGATGTTGTACAGCAATTAAAATCGGAGCAGGGAAACTGGGATGCCCAAATGCAACGGCAAATGCGAAATATGATGCAGGATTTGGGGGTAGCTCGTCAATCTGAAGTTGATGAACTGCGGGGTAGAATTGACCGTTTAGAACGTCAAGTGCGCGATTTAGAAAATAAGCTTTGGCGTTAA
- a CDS encoding TIGR03792 family protein: protein MVIELLKFKVTPNMRERYIQQDAEIWTTALAEYPGFLGKEVWINPNDSTEIILIMRWATREQWKAIPIEDLAAIESRFAQALGETCELVKSAEYQVRKFPHS, encoded by the coding sequence GTGGTTATAGAACTGCTTAAGTTTAAAGTAACCCCAAATATGCGGGAAAGATATATCCAGCAAGATGCAGAAATTTGGACAACAGCACTGGCTGAGTATCCTGGGTTTCTGGGTAAAGAAGTTTGGATTAATCCCAACGACTCTACAGAAATTATTCTCATTATGCGCTGGGCGACACGGGAACAGTGGAAAGCCATACCTATAGAAGATTTAGCCGCGATTGAAAGCAGATTTGCTCAAGCACTGGGAGAAACTTGTGAGTTGGTGAAATCAGCGGAATATCAAGTGCGAAAGTTTCCTCATTCTTAG
- a CDS encoding universal stress protein, with amino-acid sequence MFERVLICTDFSDGLHRLSHFVSSLRLAGIKHIVFLHVVPLWEKGIIPRVDSEKVEQAQIRLSEAVGEGFNDLEVNIEVQSGKPVETILKVAKAYQSGLIILGSQSRSLLTEKLVGSTMADLSRQTKIPLLVVRPQLISAYTCEELTLRCQHLFRSLLIPYNDSEAANYLVQQIKHLAQQQSGKFLQHCQLCWVLENTGRKGIPRKVLPQQAHETLSQIQADLESTNLQVEIEVREGNSVTEILETAFMADISAIALSSGTIGKLQEWLISSFAAEVLRQSWYPVLFFPSQDG; translated from the coding sequence ATGTTTGAACGAGTATTAATTTGTACAGACTTTTCTGACGGGTTGCATCGTCTTTCGCATTTTGTTTCCAGTCTTAGGCTTGCAGGGATCAAGCACATTGTGTTCCTGCACGTTGTTCCATTATGGGAAAAAGGCATTATTCCACGAGTCGATAGTGAAAAAGTAGAACAAGCTCAAATCCGATTATCAGAGGCTGTTGGTGAAGGTTTTAATGATTTAGAAGTCAACATAGAAGTTCAATCGGGAAAGCCAGTTGAGACAATTTTGAAGGTAGCAAAAGCTTATCAGTCTGGATTAATTATATTAGGTTCTCAAAGTCGTAGTTTACTTACGGAAAAACTGGTGGGTAGTACAATGGCTGATTTATCGCGCCAAACAAAAATCCCTCTGTTAGTAGTGCGCCCTCAGTTAATTTCTGCTTATACTTGTGAGGAATTAACATTACGTTGTCAACACCTTTTTCGCTCTTTGCTAATTCCATATAATGATAGTGAAGCGGCAAATTATCTGGTGCAACAGATAAAACATTTAGCACAGCAACAGTCTGGGAAGTTTCTACAACATTGTCAACTTTGCTGGGTTTTAGAAAATACTGGTCGTAAAGGAATACCCAGAAAAGTTCTACCACAGCAAGCTCACGAAACCCTATCTCAAATTCAAGCCGATTTGGAAAGTACAAATTTACAGGTAGAGATAGAAGTCCGGGAGGGAAACTCTGTCACTGAGATTTTAGAGACAGCTTTCATGGCTGATATTAGCGCGATCGCGCTGTCTTCAGGAACAATAGGTAAGCTTCAAGAATGGTTAATTTCTAGTTTTGCAGCTGAAGTATTGCGTCAAAGCTGGTATCCTGTACTCTTTTTCCCATCACAAGACGGTTAA